In Macadamia integrifolia cultivar HAES 741 unplaced genomic scaffold, SCU_Mint_v3 scaffold1797, whole genome shotgun sequence, one DNA window encodes the following:
- the LOC122064868 gene encoding L-type lectin-domain containing receptor kinase IX.1-like: MALCNTIRNLPLFLFEASLYFSLLIPQLANPLNFSFPSFDMSETNKSILLFRDASISIRRSIDLTVNLVDEGHNFSIGRASYSEQLHLWDKKTGKLTDFTTHFSFVINPDKVNATEYHSGDGLAFFLSDPRNSAISDSTAGGGLGLFNSSPTTNLSTNSIIAVEFDTWKNPWDSNGNHIGININSIKAVKTVMLNNTSIKDGRKARVLVTYNSSLHLLSVFQTFNSNTEFSEISPCLSHTIDLRDYLPERVTVGFSAATGNATELHQIFSWDFCSSLDMGKRDLTKILVPFAISSIVVGLGLVLGLVLYLMRRKKKESKADDDDNDDDDGEVVLNVSMDDEFEKETGPRRFSYVELAHATNNFDVEGKLGEGGFGGVYKGFLRDLNLDVAVKRISKGSKQGIKEYVSEVKIISQLRHKNLVQLVGWCHQRKELLLVYEFMPNGTLDSHLFGNRSAGSMTWKLRHKIALDLAYALLYLHEEWEQCVIHRDVKSSNVILDSNFNAKLGDFGLARFVEHGKGSQTTVLAGTLGYMAPECVMSGKSSKESDVYSFGIVVLEIACGRRSIEMNSTDHDHPAEVRLVEWVWELYGRGNLLEAADPSQVVDLSKEQQIECLLIVGLWCAHPDYTVRPSIRQAMQVLNLEAPLPILPSKMPVPMYFSSPSHISTLAITSSYNGTATQTQSSVNTNPTFGEN; this comes from the coding sequence ATGGCTCTATGCAACACAATAAGGAatctccctctttttttgtttGAGGCCTCCTTATATTTCTCTTTATTAATCCCTCAGCTAGCAAACCCACTGAATTTCAGCTTCCCCTCTTTTGATATGTCAGAAACGAATAAGAGCATCCTTCTCTTCAGAGATGCATCGATTTCCATCCGCAGATCCATTGATCTCACAGTGAACCTAGTTGATGAAGGGCATAATTTCAGTATTGGTAGAGCATCATATAGTGAACAACTTCACCTCTGGGACAAGAAGACAGGAAAGCTAACAGACTTCACcacccatttttcttttgttatcaaTCCAGACAAAGTAAACGCGACGGAATACCATTCCGGCGATGGGCTTGCTTTCTTCCTCAGTGATCCTAGAAATTCAGCCATCTCCGATTCCACAGCAGGTGGTGGTCTTGGTCTTTTTAACTCATCACCTACTACTAATCTTTCCACTAATTCCATTATTGCTGTGGAGTTTGATACCTGGAAGAATCCATGGGACTCAAATGGGAATCACATCGGCATCAACATCAACTCCATCAAAGCAGTGAAAACAGTGATGTTGAATAATACTAGTATTAAGGATGGGAGGAAGGCTAGAGTTTTGGTTACTTATAATTCAAGTTTGCATTTATTGAGTGTTTTCCAGACATTTAATAGCAATACTGAATTTAGTGAGATCTCACCTTGCCTCTCTCATACCATTGATCTCAGGGATTACCTTCCAGAAAGGGTCACTGTAGGATTCTCTGCAGCCACAGGGAATGCCACCGAGCTACATCAGATTTTCTCTTGGGATTTTTGTTCCAGCTTGGACATGGGTAAGAGagatttgaccaaaattttAGTTCCATTTGCAATTAGTAGCATAGTtgttggtttgggtttggttttgggtttggttttgtatctcatgagaagaaagaagaaagaaagtaaggcagatgatgatgacaatgatgatgatgatggtgaagtGGTACTTAATGTATCCATGGATGATGAATTCGAAAAGGAAACTGGACCTAGGAGATTCTCATATGTTGAATTGGCTCACGCAACTAATAACTTCGATGTGGAAGGAAAGCTTGGAGAGGGAGGATTTGGAGGTGTTTATAAAGGCTTCTTGAGAGATCTCAACTTGGATGTTGCTGTGAAAAGGATCTCTAAAGGGTCTAAACAAGGGATAAAGGAATATGTGTCTGAGGTGAAGATTATTAGTCAGTTGCGGCACAAGAACCTGGTGCAACTTGTTGGTTGGTGCCACCAACGGAAAGAGCTACTTCTTGTATATGAGTTCATGCCTAATGGGACTCTTGATTCCCATCTATTTGGAAATAGATCAGCTGGGTCAATGACATGGAAGTTGAGACACAAGATAGCTCTTGATTTGGCCTATGCATTGCTCTATTTGCACGAAGAGTGGGAGCAATGCGTCATCCACAGAGATGTTAAATCCAGCAATGTAATTTTAGATTCCAACTTCAATGCTAAACTTGGGGATTTTGGTCTAGCTAGGTTTGTGGAACATGGGAAAGGGTCACAAACTACTGTCTTAGCTGGTACCTTGGGTTACATGGCACCTGAATGTGTCATGAGTGGGAAGTCTAGCAAAGAATCTGATGTCTATAGCTTTGGAATTGTTGTTTTAGAAATTGCTTGTGGGAGAAGGTCTATTGAGATGAACAGTACTGATCATGATCATCCAGCTGAAGTAAGATTGGTAGAATGGGTCTGGGAGCTCTATGGAAGAGGAAACCTTCTTGAGGCAGCTGACCCAAGTCAAGTTGTGGACCTTAGTAAGGAGCAACAGATAGAGTGCTTATTAATTGTTGGGTTATGGTGTGCTCACCCGGACTACACCGTCCGACCTTCAATTAGGCAAGCTATGCAAGTTCTCAACTTGGAAGCTCCATTGCCTATTCTCCCATCTAAGATGCCTGTGCCTATGTATTTTTCCTCTCCATCCCATATCTCTACATTGGCGATTACATCCTCCTACAATGGTACTGCTACACAAACTCAATCTTCAGTCAACACCAACCCCACGTTCGGTGAAAATTAA